CTGCAATCAAAAAGTTGATGTAATCGTTCTCGTTGACTTTGGGTGGATTCATTCTTTGGTTTTACTCCAACTCCCCCTTTTTCTCAACTGCGTAACTCCTGTCGTAATCTGTTCTTCAGGCGGCGTATATTTACAGGCATTGTTGAGCAGTTCTGAGAGGATACGGGTAAGGGCGTGGGGATCAGTCCACAGATCAGGCAAGTCAGATGGGATGTTGAGATTAAGGGTTTGGTTACTCTCTGCAATTCTGGGGCGAAACGGTTCTACCAGGTTTGGAATCCAGGTGGATAGCTGGATCAACGATAATTCAAGGGAGTATGTCTCAGCCTGAATCCGTTGAATGTCGAGCAGGTCATTAATTAAACGAAGTTCCTGTTCGGTTTCCTGTTGCAGGATATGAATGTATCTGGAGATGGGTGTTGCCGTTAATCCGGTTGACTGAGCCAGGAGATCGAGTTGGTCGAGCACAATAGTCAACATGCGGGTTGCCATTTTGATATTAGACAACGGGGTGCGGAGTTCGTGAGAGACGGTACTCAAAAAATCATCTTTGAGCCGATTCAGGTTCTCCATCTCTTGCATTTGCAGTTCCAGTTGTTGGGCACGAGCTACTGCCAGGTCGCGCTCATTGGCAATCCGCAATGTATAAGCGTCCCGAAAGACGATTATCCCTCCCGTTACAACTCCTTGCTGATCTCGAAGAGGAGCGGCGCTATCGAAAATGGGAACTTCCTGCCCTGATTTTGTCATCAGGAGAGTATCCAGGGAAAGGTAGAACGGCTCTCCACGGATGATGGTCTGGAGCAAGGTAGACAGCAGGGGCGATCGCTCTTTTTCGTTGATCACTTGAAACACAGTCTGGATTGGTTGATCCAGAACCTCTGCTTCCGTCCATCCCGTCAGGGATTCTGCAACCGGGTTGATGAACCTGATCCGGGTTTCGGTGTCAAACACAATCACCCCATCCCCCATCCCGGTCAGAATATGAGTCAGCCATTCTTCCCGTTCATGCAGGGCACATTCTAGACGATGACGTTTTAGAGCCGTTTCGATCGCCACCCACAGGTCTTTTTCGCGAAAGGGTTTGAGCAAATAGCCAAAGGGATCGGTCTCCTTTGCCCGCTCTAGAATAGTCGTCGTAGCATGGGCAGTAAGATAAACGACCGGAACCCGAAACCGATCGCGGATCTCCTGAGCCGTTTCGATGCCATCGCGATCGCTGTCTTCTAACACAATATCCATCAAGATCAGATCAGGCTGCCAGGTTTCAACCAGGGCAATGGCTTCAGTGCTGGAACTGGCGATCGCTGGAACACAATAACCCAGATGCTCAAGGCTTTCTTTCAGATCTCTGGCAATGGCTCGTTCGTCTTCTACAATCAGGATCTTTGCTATTCCCGTTTTGAATGGGTTTTCTTTTAACGATGGGTTCATGATTTTAAATTAAACGTAATGCGAAACAGACACCCCTGACCTGATTCAACGGCGATCGCACCCCGCAACTGCTCAACAAAGTCTTGAACCAACGTTAGACCTAACGTTTTAATGCTAGATAGATCGAGCGATTGGGGCAGCCCGATCCCATTGTCCTGGACTGTCATGGTAATCATGTTCTCGGATCGAGTACAGTCAGCCGTCACAACCACCGTCACCTGTCCTGACTTTTTCTCTGGGAAAGCGTATTTTAGCGCGTTTGTCACCAGCTCATTCAAGATCAAGCCGCAGCAAATTGCTTTCTTCATTGGGGCAACGATGGATTCCACTTCAGTTTTAACCACTACGTTGGGAGCAATGAGGTGGTAAGACGTGGCAATATGCTGCACCAGGGCAGGAATATAGTCTCTTAAATTAATTTTTGCCAGGTTATCCGATTGATACAGAATTTCATGCACCAGGCTAATGGTCATGATCCGGTTCCAACTATCCTGTAATGCCTGGATTGCCTCGGGGTTGTTCAGCCGTCGCTGCTGCATTTGCAGCATACTCTGGATCAGTTGCAGATTGTTTTTAACCCGGTGATAGACCTCTTGCAGTAACACCTCTTTTTCTGCCAGAGCCGCCTGTAACTGAAGTTCTGCCTGTTTGCGATCGTCAATATCCCGTCCAACCGACTGAAGTTCTAGCAAATTGCCCTGATCGCCGTAGATGGCGCGATTCGTCCATTGCATCCAGCGCATCGTGCCATTGACACAGACGCGATGCTGCACGCTGCCAACCGGATTCTCTGGTGATAGGGCTGCCAGACAGCGATCGATCGCGGCTTGATCCGCCGGATAGATCAGGGGTTGATAGTGATGCCCAATCATTTCGTCCCTGGAAACTCCGTAGTAGCGACAAAAGGCATCGTTAACAAACAATAGAGTGCCATCTGCCCGAAACCGGGTAATTAGTTCTGTTTGATCTTCCAGAATTGCTAAATAGCGAGCTTCATTTTGTTGCACAACAAATTCAATGGCTTTGCGATCGCTAATATCTTCTGCAAAACCAATAAACCGCAACAGATTTCCGTCTTCATCTCGTACCAGATCAATTTGAGCGGAGATCCAGCGCACGGAACCATTGGGTAGGATAATTCGGTATTCTCTTTGAACCGATTTTCCAGTAAATTGATTTGCCAATGATTGATTGATCCGGGGGCGATCGTCGGGATGAATTGCCTCCAACCAGGAATCAGGGTTTTGATATAAACTTTCGCAACTGCGTCCCCAAATGCGTTCATAGGCAGGGCTGACATAGATAAATTCCCCTGTGATCGCCGAACGGACAAAGAACAGTTGACTGATTGTTTGGGCTATTTCCTGAAACCGCTGTTCGCTCTGCCGCACGGCTTCTTCTGCCTGCTTCAAGGGAGTAATGTTGCGTACACTCACCACCACTCCAGAGATCGTCTGATCGGCTTCTCGATAGGGGGAATAGGTAACACTCAAAAACTGCCGCCCCAATGCTGGAACCTCAAACCACTCGTTGTATTGCACCGTTTCCCCGGCAAGGCAGCGATCGAGACGGGGTTGAATAATCGTTTCAAACACCTCCTGCCCCAGCAGTTCACTGACCGAATGCCCAACAATATCGGTGTAGGACTTATTAAACCGATTCAGATATGCCTGGTTGACGATCTGGTAGCGGTACTGGCGATCGACTAGAGAAATGCCATCAGTCGTAGCGGAAACAATTCGCTCATATCGTCTAAAACGAGTTTCGCTGGCTTGCAGTGCAGCTTCTGCATGTTTGCGTTCGGTAACATCCAGAGCAAACGACAACATAGAGACTAAATTTCCCTGCTCATCCAGCAGAGTAGAGTTGTACCACTCACAGAACACCACCGAACCATCCTTGCGATAATTCCGGTTGTGGCAAACTGTATTGATGCCGCTAAATAGTTGAGCGATCGTCTGATTGACCTGCTCTCGATCCGCTTCAAAAACAAACTGCCAATCAAGGGGAGTTTTGCCCATGACCTCTGCAGCCGTCCAGCCAAACATGCTTTCTGCCCGTTGAGACCAGAAGGCAACCCGAAATTCTCGATCCCAACAAATTGTTGCCAGGGGGGAGTTTTCTAGATGGTGGGTAATTCCATGCAGTGCTTGCATCGGAGCAGTTTCTGCGAGTTTGCGATCGGTAATATCCAAGTATAGTGCCGAAGCAACTCATTTCTTGCTTTGGCAATAATTCAGGGTGCACAGTGGACGTAGCCGTAACTGCTTGCCGTTTCGCTCCAATACATATTCGCAGAAGTAGTCGAGCTGAGCACCATTTGCTGCTACAGAAGCCCCCTCAAACCCCCCAAGCTTCATCGATCGCCCCTATCCTGATGGGGTCTCATGTCGCCGTTTTATAATGAAAAGATGCAAAAGCTTACCATCACCCGACCTGACGATTGGCATCTACATCTCCGCGACGGTGCAGCCCTGAAAGCGGTTTTGCCCTACACGGTGCGTCAGTTTGCCCGCGCCATCATCATGCCGAACTTGAAGCCTCCTGTCCGCTCAGTGACGGATGCAGCAGCCTATCGCGATCGCATCCTTGCCGCCATCCCAGAAGGCAAACAATTTGAGCCCCTGATGACGCTCTACCTCACCGACAACACCAGCCCCGACGAAATTTTCCGGGCAAAAGAATCCCAATTTGTTAAAGCGGTTAAGTATTACCCAGCCGGAGCAACGACCAACTCAGATTTGGGTGTGACAGATATTCGCAAGTGCGATCGCGTTTTTGAAGCGATGCAGCAGGTGGACATGCCGTTATTACTGCATGGGGAAGTGACCGATACCGACGTTGATATGTTCGATCGCGAGAAGGTGTTTATTGAGCGACATTTAATCCCCCTCAAGCAGCGATTTCCCAACCTACGAGTGGTGCTTGAGCATATCACTACCTCTGATGCGGTGCAGTATGTCCTGTCTACCAACACCATTGCAGCAACGATTACGCCCCAGCATTTGTTGTTTAACCGCAATGCCCTGTTCAAAGGCGGACTTCGCCCCCATTTCTATTGCCTGCCCATTTTGAAGCGAGAGGAGCATCGTCAGGCTTTATTAAAAGCGGCAACATCGGGGAATCCGAAGTTTTTTCTGGGCACCGATAGTGCCCCCCATACCCGCACCAGCAAAGAAAGTTCCTGCGGTTGCGCGGGGTGTTTTTCGGCACTACATGCCCTTGAGTTGTATGCCGAAGCATTTGAGAGCATGGATGCCCTGGATAAACTAGAGGCGTTCGCCAGCTTCTATGGCCCCGATTTTTATCAACTCCCACGCAATACCGAACAAATTACCCTGTCTAAAACAACCTGGCGCGTTCCTGATGAAGTGCCATTTACAGAATCCGGGCTTGTCCCTTTGGGAGCAGGGCAGGAAATGACCTGGCAGATGGTGTGACATCCGCGTTATGCATTAGCCGTTATCGATTAGCTCAGCAATACCCACAACGAAAACCTGCTTATTTACTGCACTGCTTCTCTAATCTGGCGCTCCATATCGGGAGTTATTGCAGTCGAGCGAGCGGGAAGCTGCGTCGTTCCCCGTTCTCCGTCCCGCGCAATGTCATCAAGGAGTAACTTCATCTCAGCTATTTCACGAACCTGCGACTCAATGATCTCATCCGCAAGTTTGCGAACACGCGGATCGCTGATGCTTGCCTTCCGCGCATTGTTAATCGCAATGGAGTGATGGGGAATCATCGACTTCATGAAGTTGACATCTCCGATTAGTGCCTGGGTTCTATTCACGGAAAGCAGAATCAAGCCAAGCGTGGTGGCTACGCTGAGAACTGCAATTTTGATTCCTACTCCTCGGTACATCGACCACATAAAGGAAAGCATCACAACGGTCATCACGCATCCCATTACCAATGAGGCGACCAATCGGTTCACACTGAACAGTGCATGATCAAGGGAATACACAAGCTGATACATCAAGAAAAACATGATGAACGTTGAGGCTGCGATCATCGCCGCGAATCGGTTCCAGCCCATTCCTGGCATTTGTTTCTGTTGATCCATATTGCTTCTCCGTCGGAGCGCCACTATTTCAAAATAGTGCTTTGGCTCAACTCCCCGCATCACTCCTATGGCTAGCTCACGTAGTGAACGCAAGTCCAGCATAGGTTCCAGCAAGATTTAAGAACCTGCCGGATCTCAATATCGAACGCAGCCCAACGTTGCCCATGACCCGCCGCAGACAGTCTTGAACTCTCACCGATAACCTCTGTACCGTCCGCACCAACGCAGTGTTAGGCATCTGTCATAGCAATGTACTTCTATTGCAGTCTATGTCCTCCCAAAGCAAGAATTAAGATTAACCGATTGACCTTAATAAGCCTTCTGAATAAACTAAGATTAGTTTACTAATCTTATTCTCATGCTTGAAATCGCGAAGGAAGATATTATCTCCCGTCTTCAATTTGATAACCCTTGGTGGGAAACAGGTCGTCAAGGAAAGATTATTTATGAGGATGCTCCCCGGCGAAAGTATTTTGAGACTTTTTCTCAAAATATTTTAGATACAAGTGTACGCCGAGCGATCGTTTTAATGGGACCGAGACGGGTTGGAAAAACTGTCATGGTTTATCACAGCATTCGTATGCTTTTAGATTCTGACATTCGTGCAGAAAACATTCTATATGTATCTCTCGAAACCCCCATTTACACTGGGCTTCCTTTAGAACGTATACTTGGCTATTTTCAAGAATTATTCAAGCACGAGCGGACTTCAAAACTATTTATTTTTTTTGATGAAATTCAATATCTACGCGAATGGGAAATACATCTGAAATCTCTTGTTGATTCATTTCCTAGCTACCGTTTTGTCGCTACTGGTTCTGCCGCAGCCGCACTACGATTGAAGAGTACTGAATCCGGAGCTGGTCGATTCAGTGATTATGTTTTACCACCTTTAACCTTCGCTGAGTACTTAATGTTCATTGGAAAGGAAAATGAATTAATATCATTTGAAGATCATGAATTTGAGGGTTATGAATATTCACCTCTAGATACAGAGGAATTAAATAAAGAGTTTGTCAATTATCTCAACTTCGGAGGGTATCCGGAGGCTGTTTTCTCTAAAACAATCCGCTTAGATCCTGGTCAATATATAAAAAGTGACATTATTGACAAAGTTTTACTGCGAGACCTGCCAAGTCTTTACGGTATTAGTGACATTCAAGAACTTAATAGACTTTTCACTACCTTGGCATATAACTCTGGTAACGAGGTGAGTTTAGAGGGATTATCAAAATCATCTGGTGTAGCGAAGAATACTATAAAGCGCTATCTCGAATATCTTGAAGCAGCATTTTTAATTCGTCGTGTTGAGAGAATTGATCAAAATGTAAAGAGGTTTAAAAGAGCAGTGTGCTTCAAGGTTTATTTAACAAACCCATCAATGCGAGCAGCATTATTTGGGCAGCTTAAAATAGACTCTGGGGCAATGGGAGCTATGACTGAGACTGCAATTTTTAGTCAATGGCAACACAGTAAAATGATTGAGCTTTACTATGCACGTTGGAACTCAGGAGAAATTGATATTGTTCACCTAGACCAAGTACACCAATCTCCTTCTTGGATCGTTGAAGTTAAGTGGAGTGACCGGCCTCATAATTCCTGTTCTGAACTTGATAACTGCATAGAATTTGTGAAAAAAAATCCAGGTGTAGCCCAACCTATCAAGATCACTAGTCGTACAATCAGAGACAAGAACTTCTTATACAAAGGAGTACGATTTGAATTTGAGTTGGCTAGTCTATACGCTTACACCCTTGGTGCAAACATATTGCGGAGTATAGATGCCAAAGTTCAGCGACGGCGTACTCAATCCTTGTTTAACGAGTAGAAATCTAGCAAAGGCTGTCTGAAAGGTATGATTAAAGATGCCTAACTATGTATTAGGCAGAAACTTTCAGCCTAAGATCCTATCTGGTGTAGATAGGCAGAATCATTCAGTACGACACCTCAAATTTAATGTTTAGGTGAACTATTTCTGCATAAACGCTTCTCAAGCTGGATAGGTTGATTTTTTCGTATGATTTCAGGCTTTCCACGAAAGATTCCCAGCAGTTTGACCTCAACAACTCTGTAAGATGTCGCTCTCCCCAAAATTGATCAAAATGCGGGAGTGAATTGTAGCGGGTTAGAAAAATTACCCCAATTCACTCACAATTTGAGAAATGAACTATGGGACAGAAAGCGATTTGGATCGGTTCAACGATCGCCTTTACAGGAGTGGTTAGCCTGGGTTTGTGGCTGTTTAGCAATCTGTTTGTTGCAGGCGAATCAAGCGGCACAGAGGCGATCGCTGAGTTTCAACACTTGACCGACACGCCTGCCGCAGCAACGTCTGCACTGTCAACATCCAACGCTCACTTTCTGGTGGTTGTTGCAGGTATTGACCCATCCTTCTTCTTCAAGTTTCAAACCAATCAGCATTTCATCGACGCTTTAGTGGCTCAGCATCAGTTAGAGTTAACGTCCACTGATGCTGAAGTTTGCCAGGATGTTATTACTCATGGACCCATACGACCCTGGTGGAATGCCTGGATGCACTCCTTTAACCAGTGTTACGTCGGCTATTCCAACGGCGACATTTACCACTTGTTGTTTGATTCCAACAGCGGTGTCATGTTTTTGTATTTAGCGGACACTTAAGGAATTACTGAGAGATCTCGGTGACGATGGGCAGGTGGTTCTGCGAGACGGGTTGGTTAAACAACACCATGGTTGTAGTTTGGTTTTCCTCGAAGCCGATGCGCTCGTAAAACTTTTGCTGGTTGGTGGTCATCAGATAAACCCGCTCAACCCGATTGACATGGGGGTGCATCAACACCGTTTCCACCATCTTGCGTCCCAAGCCTGCTCCCTGATAGTCCGGGTGGATGACCACATCCCAAATCGTGGCACGAAACACTCCATCTGAGGTGGCACGCGCAAAGCCGATCAGGCGATCGCCATCCCACACCGTGACAACAGGCTTACTATGGGCGATCGCGACTTCTAAATCTTCAATGCGACGGTTACACGCCCAAAATGCAGCCGCTTTGAATAGATGTTGCAGTTGCTCCAGATCAATCGATCGATGATTTTGAGCTTGAGAAGCATCGTGGACACAAAATTGAATGTGGCTGCAATCCATCGTCTCCAGTTCCTTATTTCGTGATTCAGACGTTAATCAAAGTTTGCTATCTAGAAAGCTCTGTAACTTCATCCTGAAGCGAAGAGCTGATTTGTGACTGTTACATCTAAAGCTCTAGAACCATGGCGATCGCTCTATCTCCCTTTGATCTCCACAGGGGAGCAATATTTTCAGAGATTCAGTCTCTTTTTCAATAAGGAGATTCCAGAAAAATCGAAACCTTTGTTTACAAATCCGCTCCAAATGTTTTTTATTCCATATCGAAATCTATCTTAGATACAATAATTAACAATTCAATCCCCAAACAACTAGCATAAATCGATTTTTTTTATCCGGGTGTAGTTGAGACTCGTGTAGTCTGGAATTCATGACAATTCAGCATGATGATTAAGAACGTGTCGCGTCAATCTCTCTTGCGTCGCCTTGCTCAACTGTTTAACCGCTCCTTTGCCCATCATCGCCAATCAAGATGGCGATCGTCTCTGATTCTGGCGATCTTGCTAATCGCCTGGTCTGCTCTCCTGGGGGTTGGGTTAGCGCAAGCTACTGAACCACGCTCTACCGGAATCATGGCAGAGCCTGACCAACGCATCTTGTTGGCGCAGGCTACTGGTTCTAGCGCAGTAGGCACGGTAGATGTCGTTCCCCCTGCCCAGCAATTGGGACAAGACTTGTACTTAGAGAACTGTGCCAGTTGCCACATTGGGTTACCGCCGCAGATTTTTCCAACGGATACCTGGCGCAATTTGCTGCAAGACGATTCTCACTACGGTGTGCAAATTAACCCGTTCCGTCCTCCGACCTTGTTGGTCGTCTGGAATTATATCCGCACTTTTTCGCGCCCTGTTCTCCTCAACGAACAGGCTCCCTATCGCATCGAAGACTCCCGATACTTCAAAGCTCTCCACCCCAGAGTCGAATTTCGCGATCGCGTCCAGATTGATAGCTGCGCTCAATGTCATCCCAGTGCCCAGCAATTTAACTTCCGCCAGTTAACCCCAGAGTGGGAGAATGCTCCTTAGGAGGAGAGTGGGGAGTGGGGAGTAGGGATGGCGGACTTGACCACTAACCACTGACCATTGACCACTGACCATTGACCACTAACCACTAACCACTGACCATTGACCACTAACCACTAACTATTGACCACTAACCACTGACCATTGACCACTAACTATTGACCACTAACCACTGACCATTGACCACTAACCACTGACCATTGACCACTAACCACTGACCATTGACCACTAACCACTGACCACTGACCACTAACCATTGCCCCAGGATTGAGAAAAAGCTACACAGGCAATAGCCTAAGTTTTATGATAGATAGGCAGTTAGTGCGATCGCTCTGCTGTCACATTCCCTACCTTTTGGGCGGAGATTACCACTCCCCCTGCTTTGTGGCTTTGTGTCACGCTAAATAAGATGGACTGTTCAGATTAATTCATTGCCTCTTGCCATGCTAAAAACTCTGCTGGGTGACCCCAACGCACGCAAGCTTAAGAAATATAAACCTGATGTGGTTGAAATCAACCTGTTAGAGCCAGACATGGAGGCACT
This portion of the Oscillatoria sp. FACHB-1407 genome encodes:
- a CDS encoding hybrid sensor histidine kinase/response regulator; translation: MNPSLKENPFKTGIAKILIVEDERAIARDLKESLEHLGYCVPAIASSSTEAIALVETWQPDLILMDIVLEDSDRDGIETAQEIRDRFRVPVVYLTAHATTTILERAKETDPFGYLLKPFREKDLWVAIETALKRHRLECALHEREEWLTHILTGMGDGVIVFDTETRIRFINPVAESLTGWTEAEVLDQPIQTVFQVINEKERSPLLSTLLQTIIRGEPFYLSLDTLLMTKSGQEVPIFDSAAPLRDQQGVVTGGIIVFRDAYTLRIANERDLAVARAQQLELQMQEMENLNRLKDDFLSTVSHELRTPLSNIKMATRMLTIVLDQLDLLAQSTGLTATPISRYIHILQQETEQELRLINDLLDIQRIQAETYSLELSLIQLSTWIPNLVEPFRPRIAESNQTLNLNIPSDLPDLWTDPHALTRILSELLNNACKYTPPEEQITTGVTQLRKRGSWSKTKE
- a CDS encoding PAS domain-containing sensor histidine kinase, which encodes MDITDRKLAETAPMQALHGITHHLENSPLATICWDREFRVAFWSQRAESMFGWTAAEVMGKTPLDWQFVFEADREQVNQTIAQLFSGINTVCHNRNYRKDGSVVFCEWYNSTLLDEQGNLVSMLSFALDVTERKHAEAALQASETRFRRYERIVSATTDGISLVDRQYRYQIVNQAYLNRFNKSYTDIVGHSVSELLGQEVFETIIQPRLDRCLAGETVQYNEWFEVPALGRQFLSVTYSPYREADQTISGVVVSVRNITPLKQAEEAVRQSEQRFQEIAQTISQLFFVRSAITGEFIYVSPAYERIWGRSCESLYQNPDSWLEAIHPDDRPRINQSLANQFTGKSVQREYRIILPNGSVRWISAQIDLVRDEDGNLLRFIGFAEDISDRKAIEFVVQQNEARYLAILEDQTELITRFRADGTLLFVNDAFCRYYGVSRDEMIGHHYQPLIYPADQAAIDRCLAALSPENPVGSVQHRVCVNGTMRWMQWTNRAIYGDQGNLLELQSVGRDIDDRKQAELQLQAALAEKEVLLQEVYHRVKNNLQLIQSMLQMQQRRLNNPEAIQALQDSWNRIMTISLVHEILYQSDNLAKINLRDYIPALVQHIATSYHLIAPNVVVKTEVESIVAPMKKAICCGLILNELVTNALKYAFPEKKSGQVTVVVTADCTRSENMITMTVQDNGIGLPQSLDLSSIKTLGLTLVQDFVEQLRGAIAVESGQGCLFRITFNLKS
- the pyrC gene encoding dihydroorotase — encoded protein: MSPFYNEKMQKLTITRPDDWHLHLRDGAALKAVLPYTVRQFARAIIMPNLKPPVRSVTDAAAYRDRILAAIPEGKQFEPLMTLYLTDNTSPDEIFRAKESQFVKAVKYYPAGATTNSDLGVTDIRKCDRVFEAMQQVDMPLLLHGEVTDTDVDMFDREKVFIERHLIPLKQRFPNLRVVLEHITTSDAVQYVLSTNTIAATITPQHLLFNRNALFKGGLRPHFYCLPILKREEHRQALLKAATSGNPKFFLGTDSAPHTRTSKESSCGCAGCFSALHALELYAEAFESMDALDKLEAFASFYGPDFYQLPRNTEQITLSKTTWRVPDEVPFTESGLVPLGAGQEMTWQMV
- a CDS encoding DUF305 domain-containing protein → MDQQKQMPGMGWNRFAAMIAASTFIMFFLMYQLVYSLDHALFSVNRLVASLVMGCVMTVVMLSFMWSMYRGVGIKIAVLSVATTLGLILLSVNRTQALIGDVNFMKSMIPHHSIAINNARKASISDPRVRKLADEIIESQVREIAEMKLLLDDIARDGERGTTQLPARSTAITPDMERQIREAVQ
- a CDS encoding ATP-binding protein, which gives rise to MLEIAKEDIISRLQFDNPWWETGRQGKIIYEDAPRRKYFETFSQNILDTSVRRAIVLMGPRRVGKTVMVYHSIRMLLDSDIRAENILYVSLETPIYTGLPLERILGYFQELFKHERTSKLFIFFDEIQYLREWEIHLKSLVDSFPSYRFVATGSAAAALRLKSTESGAGRFSDYVLPPLTFAEYLMFIGKENELISFEDHEFEGYEYSPLDTEELNKEFVNYLNFGGYPEAVFSKTIRLDPGQYIKSDIIDKVLLRDLPSLYGISDIQELNRLFTTLAYNSGNEVSLEGLSKSSGVAKNTIKRYLEYLEAAFLIRRVERIDQNVKRFKRAVCFKVYLTNPSMRAALFGQLKIDSGAMGAMTETAIFSQWQHSKMIELYYARWNSGEIDIVHLDQVHQSPSWIVEVKWSDRPHNSCSELDNCIEFVKKNPGVAQPIKITSRTIRDKNFLYKGVRFEFELASLYAYTLGANILRSIDAKVQRRRTQSLFNE
- a CDS encoding GNAT family N-acetyltransferase, giving the protein MDCSHIQFCVHDASQAQNHRSIDLEQLQHLFKAAAFWACNRRIEDLEVAIAHSKPVVTVWDGDRLIGFARATSDGVFRATIWDVVIHPDYQGAGLGRKMVETVLMHPHVNRVERVYLMTTNQQKFYERIGFEENQTTTMVLFNQPVSQNHLPIVTEISQ
- a CDS encoding diheme cytochrome c, with translation MMIKNVSRQSLLRRLAQLFNRSFAHHRQSRWRSSLILAILLIAWSALLGVGLAQATEPRSTGIMAEPDQRILLAQATGSSAVGTVDVVPPAQQLGQDLYLENCASCHIGLPPQIFPTDTWRNLLQDDSHYGVQINPFRPPTLLVVWNYIRTFSRPVLLNEQAPYRIEDSRYFKALHPRVEFRDRVQIDSCAQCHPSAQQFNFRQLTPEWENAP